One genomic region from Campylobacter helveticus encodes:
- the mobP1 gene encoding MobP1 family relaxase, whose amino-acid sequence MCAVIFKRKDEEELRAKKFIDYGKFARKNCYKFIDYHIGSYYTKTAFSKDKNSKIKKESNRFINKNQHIKNTEVLVKITSNSKNQNAIYKHLEYISRNGSVETLVTDLNYCEPEFRDTISGQYHLMGKEYLKYTHSFYEEKIDLSKSKNARKAQRLTFNMVFSLKDYQGIDEFSFDPELVKKATFYTIKKFYPNNFFVLALHTDTNNPHCHICLKIQDENGKRIDIRKADLHKLREEFAKNLNNLGLEATATRKYEKNTEKYISSSLYKDKVVPDFYPNAIKERNDPRFAPNQLKCFEIVDFGNAPYEFMQGNPQSYFITYLTKDFRKVSIWGQDLERIVKENDLKKGDFAKFHKIGRAYKMKSYEKIVKNSLYEINEPIYYSKWDCIVYDMEKKSLSKDKFEKLAQQEVLKPSVKFIKKISKEHNARKPRRPDSSRHYTKEEWAKYHQRRGRKAKRALQTPTSLYKSEFNFDERRGFNNLAPREFDSLRTLPQSSMDFTKREESKNTDLFLSSDAYPKLLNAQSQAYTELRWTASSSSGIRGIENNKENLERE is encoded by the coding sequence ATGTGCGCCGTTATTTTTAAAAGAAAAGATGAAGAAGAGCTTAGAGCAAAAAAGTTTATTGATTATGGCAAATTTGCGAGAAAGAATTGTTATAAATTTATTGATTATCATATAGGGAGCTATTACACAAAAACGGCTTTTAGCAAGGATAAAAATAGTAAAATTAAAAAAGAGAGCAATCGCTTTATTAATAAAAATCAGCATATCAAAAACACAGAAGTGCTTGTTAAAATTACTTCTAATTCCAAAAATCAAAACGCAATTTATAAGCATTTAGAATATATCAGTCGTAATGGTTCGGTAGAAACATTGGTTACAGATTTAAACTATTGTGAGCCTGAGTTTAGAGATACAATTAGCGGACAATATCATTTAATGGGAAAAGAATATCTTAAATACACACACTCTTTTTATGAAGAAAAAATAGATTTATCTAAAAGTAAAAATGCAAGAAAAGCCCAAAGATTAACTTTTAATATGGTTTTTTCTCTTAAAGACTATCAAGGTATAGATGAGTTTTCTTTTGACCCTGAGCTTGTTAAAAAAGCGACTTTTTATACTATTAAAAAATTTTATCCTAATAATTTTTTCGTTCTTGCTTTACACACGGATACAAATAATCCGCATTGCCATATTTGCTTAAAAATACAAGATGAAAATGGCAAAAGAATAGACATAAGAAAAGCGGATTTGCATAAATTAAGAGAAGAATTTGCAAAAAATTTAAATAACTTAGGTTTAGAAGCAACGGCGACAAGAAAATATGAAAAAAACACTGAAAAATATATCAGCTCTTCTTTGTATAAAGATAAAGTCGTTCCAGATTTTTACCCTAATGCCATAAAAGAGCGAAATGACCCAAGATTTGCTCCAAATCAATTAAAATGCTTTGAAATTGTGGATTTTGGAAATGCACCTTATGAATTTATGCAAGGAAATCCGCAGAGTTATTTTATCACTTATCTCACAAAAGATTTTAGAAAAGTTAGCATTTGGGGACAGGATTTAGAAAGGATTGTTAAAGAAAACGATCTTAAAAAAGGCGATTTTGCGAAATTTCACAAAATAGGCAGAGCTTATAAAATGAAAAGCTATGAAAAAATCGTAAAAAATAGTCTGTATGAGATAAATGAGCCTATTTATTATTCTAAATGGGATTGTATCGTTTATGATATGGAGAAAAAATCTTTGAGTAAAGATAAATTTGAAAAATTAGCACAACAAGAAGTTTTAAAGCCAAGCGTTAAATTTATTAAAAAAATATCAAAGGAACACAATGCAAGAAAACCACGAAGACCAGATAGCTCAAGACACTACACAAAAGAAGAATGGGCAAAATATCATCAGCGAAGAGGGCGGAAAGCTAAACGAGCGTTACAAACTCCCACAAGCTTATATAAGTCCGAGTTTAATTTTGATGAGCGCAGAGGATTTAACAACCTTGCTCCAAGAGAATTTGACTCTTTGCGAACTTTGCCCCAAAGCTCTATGGACTTTACAAAGCGAGAAGAATCAAAAAACACTGACTTGTTTTTGTCAAGCGATGCATATCCTAAGCTACTCAACGCGCAATCCCAAGCTTATACTGAGTTGCGATGGACAGCTTCAAGCTCTAGCGGAATTAGAGGCATAGAGAATAATAAAGAAAATTTAGAAAGAGAGTAG
- a CDS encoding ParA family protein, producing the protein MAIISFSHPKGGVGKTTICFNYLVHLQDKKKKFICIDLDGQSSISNLNQLRVLNKLRGFDIKKFKDERELINFINKNDDDTIIVIDSGGFDSAFNRIVLSVSDLVITPFSDSPLEILRLIDFDKNILNQIEEQSKQKLKIHLLINRISSSIKQFDYIYKQMENCSHYTFLKNLIRDKVIFKNSLTEGKGILEIQTKNSSEIKAQEELKKLFKEIDNLLN; encoded by the coding sequence ATGGCTATAATTTCATTTTCGCATCCAAAAGGTGGCGTTGGTAAGACAACAATTTGTTTTAATTATTTAGTGCATTTGCAAGATAAAAAGAAAAAATTTATTTGTATCGACTTAGACGGACAAAGTAGTATTTCAAATCTGAATCAATTAAGAGTGCTTAATAAACTTAGGGGCTTTGATATTAAGAAATTTAAAGACGAAAGAGAGCTTATTAATTTTATTAACAAAAATGATGATGACACCATAATAGTTATTGATAGTGGGGGGTTTGACTCGGCTTTTAATAGAATTGTTTTAAGTGTGAGTGATTTAGTTATCACGCCGTTTTCAGACAGTCCATTAGAAATTTTAAGATTGATTGATTTTGATAAAAATATTTTAAATCAGATAGAAGAACAGAGCAAACAAAAACTTAAAATTCATCTTCTTATTAATAGAATTAGTAGCTCAATCAAGCAATTTGACTATATCTATAAACAAATGGAAAACTGTTCACATTATACCTTTCTTAAAAATTTAATAAGGGATAAGGTTATTTTTAAAAATTCTCTCACGGAAGGCAAAGGCATTTTAGAAATTCAAACAAAAAATTCTTCCGAAATAAAAGCTCAAGAAGAATTAAAAAAACTTTTTAAAGAAATTGATAATTTACTTAATTAA